GACAAGGATATTGCCAATCTGGCGGCCCAGGCAGGAATTGAAAGCCTCCCTCTTTCGGCTTATACTAGAACACAACCTGTGGATCCGGGACTGCTGCTCGGATTTGCCGCCGTTAGCCATACAGAGATTGAATCTGGTGTACGAACGCTCGCCCGGGTGATAGATAAAACCCCAAACTGAGCGATTGTCAAGCTTGCCGCAGATACAAGGAAGATATCACCGGTTACAACGGAGCACGGAATTTGAACAAGGTGCTAATCTACACATGAGGAGGTAAAAGGACTCCCAATCCATTATGAAAGCGGTGATGGTTACTTTTGATATTGGGGACCTGGACCGAAAACCTGGTAGATTTAATTATAGATGCATTCCTCCAAAAAAATTGCCTGATACTACGAATGTTTTAAAATTCCTCAAAAAAAATCATTGTTGTCTTGACAAAAAACGTTTTCCGGCTTAACCATGGTCCCCGTTGTTTAGAATTTGGAAATAAATGTTGGTGCAGGTGTTACAAAAGCAAGAGCCCTCCTATACGAGTCCTCCGATGTAAGTAAAAGCACGTTGTACGAAAAACAATTTATCCAGATAGCGAACAAACCATCCGCATAATTGGGCCGCGGTCGGCCCTATGATGCGATATTGGACTGATGCGGTTATTTAGCGGCGTGTTTTTTTAGATTTTTAAGCCTTGGATTCGCCATGAAAATATAACCGCCTAATAAAAGGGTGTTTATAGAAAATGGAAACGTTAAGCCAAACAAGAATCATCCTCAGCACCATGGAGCGATTGAATTCCCGGGCGCATCTGCCTGCTGATCTTTCAGCACTTTTGGGAAAAACTGCCTTGCTTCAGGCAAAAAACACAGGCGTTCTTGAGCTTGATTTGTCAGGTATCCCTCTTTCACAAGTTCCGGTCTGTTCTCCCTTGGATTTCTCCCTGGATATAAAAAATTTCGAAGCCCTGATTGCCCGGATCATGGAGGCGATCCTTGAGGCCAGGGACATCATGCCTCCTTCTGTGGTTAATGCTGTGGTTCAGATTCAAGGGGTTGTTGGAAAAAAAGAACTTTCGTTGGAACAGGCCTGGAACGAGATCCGGATCCGTTTTGCCGGCGATGATTTTTCAGGGACTGTTTTAAAAACATGGGAAGCGCAAACCCCTGAAGCACCATCTGCCCTGCCCTTTCTTGTCATGGCCGCTGCTGCGCCAAGCCTTCAAGCAGTAGGACGTGCCCTGGCCGAGGCCAAAGGAATTGATCCGGAACAGATCCATACCAGCGGTGCCTGCCCCGTGTGCGGTAGCCCGCCCTATATGCTGGAACTTCGGGGAAAAGAGGGGCAAAGATTTGCCCACTGTTCCTTTTGCAGATTCACCTACCGAATCAGGCGGGTGGCCTGTGCCTGCTGCAACATTGACAAGGCCGATCAATTAACCGGCTTTACGGCGGAAGGCGAACCCGGATTCCGGGTGGAGACCTGCGCCGAGTGCAATACCTATATAAAAACAATTGATTTTCGGGAACTTGACCGAGAAGCTTTTGCCCCACTGAATGACCTTGAATCCCTGCCCCTGGACATGCTTGCCGCAAATCACGGCTACAAGCGTATGGCTTTGTCGGCATGGTGTATTTAACGATATAGTCCTTAACCGATGCAAAGGAGAAGTAATGGACTTAACCCGTAGAAATTTTGTGAAAGCGGCATCTGCCACAGTTGCAGGACTTGCAGCTGCGCCGGTATTTACCGGCCTGGGCTGCTCTACAGTTTCAAAGTCTGTAGAGCGAGCCAAACAACTGGATCCCAAATGGACGAAACAGACCACGTCCGTGTGTGCGTTTTGCTCGGTTGGATGCGGTCTTCTGGTAAACACGGACCTTGCAACAAAGCGGGCCGTCAACGTTGAAGGTGATCCTGATCATCCCATCAACCAGGGCGCATTATGTTCCAAAGGTGCGGCCACCATCCAGATGACGGAAAACCCCAAACGCACCTTGACCTGCCTCTACCGGGAACCCTATGGTAAAGAATTTATTCCCAAGGATTGGGATTGGTGCAAAAAACGACTTGCCCGTCTGATCAAAGATTCCCGGGATAAATCCTTTGAGGCTAAAAACGATAAAGGCCAGGAAGTCAACCGGACAATGGGAATCGCCTCTTTGGGTTCTGCCGCCATTGACAACGAAGAGTGTCTGGCCATGCACAGCTTTACCCGGTCTTTGGGACTTGTCTATATTGAACATCAGGCCAGGATTTGACATAGCGCAACTGTAGCGGCTCTGGGAGAGACGTTTGGACGCGGTGCTATGACCAATCACTGGATTGATTTGCAAAACAGTGACTGTATTTTAATTATGGGCAGCAATGCTGCCGAAAATCATCCCATTTCTTTTAAATGGGCCCTGAAGGCCCAGCAGAAAGGGGCGAAAATTATCCATGTGGATCCGAGATTCACAAGAACCTCAGCCAAGGCCGATACATATATGGCCCTGCGTTCCGGAACGGACATTGCCGTTC
Above is a window of uncultured Desulfobacter sp. DNA encoding:
- a CDS encoding formate dehydrogenase accessory protein FdhE; translated protein: METLSQTRIILSTMERLNSRAHLPADLSALLGKTALLQAKNTGVLELDLSGIPLSQVPVCSPLDFSLDIKNFEALIARIMEAILEARDIMPPSVVNAVVQIQGVVGKKELSLEQAWNEIRIRFAGDDFSGTVLKTWEAQTPEAPSALPFLVMAAAAPSLQAVGRALAEAKGIDPEQIHTSGACPVCGSPPYMLELRGKEGQRFAHCSFCRFTYRIRRVACACCNIDKADQLTGFTAEGEPGFRVETCAECNTYIKTIDFRELDREAFAPLNDLESLPLDMLAANHGYKRMALSAWCI